In Oscillospiraceae bacterium, the genomic window TCTGACACCTGAATCATATCTGGGCGCCCTTTATCAAGCCTGCCGCATCCGGTAGAAATGATGAAGGGCGCCTATTTTTCACAAAAAGGCAATGTCGACAACTCAATAAAAAGCGTTGCGACACAAGTTTATATCCGCCAGACGTTCAAGCTGTCGAGGACGGTAGAGATGAGAATGGTCGCCAGCAGGATGGGGGCGATGTAACGGATGAACACGCGGTAAAGGCGTTCGCGCTTGAATCTTCCAGAGAGACGTACTTCCTGTACGATGGCGTCGGGTTTTAATACAACGCCCACGAAAACGCAGGTGAGCAGCGCCACGATGGGCATGATCACGGAGTTGCTGATGAAATCGAAGAAGTCCAGAATGCTCATGTCGCCGATGGTAAAGCCGCGCCACAGCCCAAACCCCAAAGAACAGGGAATACCCAGCAGCAAAATGACGCCCAGCGTCAGCAGACAGGCCTTGATCCGACCAAAACGAAAGCGGTCCTGTAGGACGGAGACGACTGTCTCCATCAGCGAGATAGACGAGGTGAGCGCGGCAAAAAGAACCAGTAAAAAGAACATCGCGCCGATGACGCCGCCGGCGCCTCCCATGCTGGCGAAGACCTTTGGCATGGTCTCAAACATCAGCGGCGCCCCGGCGTTGATGGCCGATTCGTCCCCGCCGGAGAAGGCAAACACCGCTGGGACGATCATCAAACCCGCGAGCAGCGCGATGCCCGTGTCAAACCATTCGATCTGTTTGGCCGAGCGCTCAATGTCCGTGTCCTTGCGCATATAGGAGCCGTATGTCACCATGATGCCCATGGCCAGCGACATCGAGTAGAACATCTGCCCCATAGCCGCCAAAACAGTCTGGACGGAGAACCGCGACCAGTCCGGCGTCACATAGTAAAGGACACCTTCAGATGCGCCGGGGAGAGTCAGCGCATATACGGTGACCACAAGCAGCAGTACGACGAGCAGAGGCGTCAGCAATTTTCCCGCCCGTTCAATGCCTTTTTGTACACCCAGCATGACAATGACAGCGGTTGCGAACGCATAAAACGCGCCCCAGAAGAGTGGCTGTCCGGTCCCGCCGATAAAGGCGGAGAAGTACCCGTCCGACGCGGCCGCACCACCGGCCCCAGTGGTGAAGGCCACGAAATATTTGGTGACCCAACCGCCCAGCACGCAGTAATAGGAGAGCACAATAACCGGGACAAACGAACTCAGCACACCGAGAAAACTCCATTTTTTGTTCAGCAGACGATATGCACCGATGACACTGTGGCCCACCTTGCGCCCCAGGGCTATCTCGGTGACCATCAGCGTAAAACCGAAAGTGACGACCAGCGCGACGTAGACGAGCAAAAAAATACCCCCGCCGTAACGCGCCGCGAGGTAGGGGAATCTCCATATATTTCCAAGGCCGACGGCGGATCCCGCCGCCGCCAGTACAAAGCCGATCCGGCTTGAAAAGGAAGCGCGTGTTTCCATGTGTCTGACATCCTCCGTATATAATATGAGGGCCGCGCCACATATCCGCTCAACGTTTGAGGCTCGAGAGCGGCGCCTGACTGAAAAAATTATACCATATATTAGGTATATCAGTCAATCTCAAGATAACCGCGGCCCGCCCGTCCACTCAGCGCCGCCCATCGAGAGAGAGAAAAGACCAGAGAAAATGGGCGTCCGAATGCGAAAAATCCCTCTTGACAAGCCGTGACGCGGCATGGTATAGTGATCGCATAACATATAATATATATATAAATGCTATGCAATTAAAAGGAGTGTGACCACAGATGAGACGCACACATCGCGTACTCTATGCACTGCTGCCAGTTCTGCTGCTGCTCACCGCCTGCGCTGCCGGAAACAGCGTGCAGACACCGCCCGCAAACACCCCGCCGACGGCGGGGACACCGGCGCAAACAGAAACCGACACAACTGCGTCGCTCACGCCGCCGGCGCTCGAACAGACGTCGTTCAAACTCGGACATCTCAATTCCACCGCGCATCTGTTAGGCTTTGTGGCGGCGGAGGAGGGCTTTTTTGCCGAAGAAGGGCTGGACGCCGAATTGTTGCTCTTCGCCAGCGCCGGCGAGATGGTGGCGGGGCTTGAGGGCGGAAACTTGGACGCGGCGTTCATCGGTTCTGTGCCCACCATCACCTTTCAGAGCCAGGACCATCCCGTGTCGGTGTTCGGCGGCGCGATGACAAACGGTCACGGGTATGTCATCAAGTCCGAGTTCACTGAAGGGCTCAGCGACTGGGACATCACGATTCTGAGGGGCCGCAACGTCGCGACGGTGAAAAATAGCGTGCAGGAGCTCGAACTCTATATGCTGCTTGATCAGGCGGGTCTCGACCGCGAGACGGATCTCAACGTGGTTGTGTTCGACAGCCAGAAGGATGCCTTTAACGCCCTGGCGGGCGCGGAGATCGACGCCGCGAGCGTTTACTCGCCGTATGCCTCTCTCGCCAAAAACCAGGGGTACGAGGTGGTGTATTACTGTAACGAGGAACCGTTGTTTGAAAATCAGCCCTGCTGCCGTCAGGTGGCGCTGACGCAGGCGCTCACGGACAGGCCGAATACTTATACGGCCTTCGAGCGCGCGTTGATCAAAGCCTATAAGTTCTCGCAGGCGGACCGCGAGAAGACGATTCAAGATGTCAAGAAATACATAGACATTGAGTTGGACGCGCTGGAATATGAGATTTACGGTGGCCACAGCGTGTCACACCCAGACCCCGACAAGGCGGCAACCGTGGCGCTCAAGAGGAAAGTCGTTGACTTTGGCTACACGGCGGACTACGACATCGAGACGCTCTACAACACCGAGATTTTTGCCGGCGCGCTTGCCTCCCTGCTCGCGGAGAATCCGGACGATGCCGTCTATCAGGACTTGCTGGCACATTTTGAGGCGAACGATGCCTGAGAAACTGCCAAAGACAGTTCAGCTCCTGCGTGTCCGGCGCCTGGGCGGCGCCAAAAACAAAGACCAGATGCACAGAAAATCCGGGAAAGACGGGGGGCCGGTGTGCTATGAAAATTGATGTTCAAAATCTCACCGTCACCTATGAAGAGAAGAACGAAACGTTCGCGGCGATCGAGGATGTCACATTCGGCGTCGGCGAGGGCGAGTTTGTCAGTGTCATCGGTTCCTCCGGCTGCGGGAAAAGCACGCTGCTCAGCGTCCTGGAGGGACTCTGCTGTCCCTCCGGCGGGCGCGTGCTGATCGACGGCGAGCCTGTCACGGGCCCTGGGATCGATCGGGGTGTCGTGTTTCAACAATATTCACTCTTCCCATGGATGACGGCGCGACGAAATGTGGCCTTTGGAGTCAAACAGGCCAAGAAGGGGCTCGACCGCGCCGGAGTCCTGAGGATTGCCGACGAATATCTGCGAAAGGTCGGCCTGGGGGACGCGGGACATCGCTATCCCTCGCGCCTTTCGGGCGGGATGCAGCAGCGTGTCGCGATTGCGCGCGCGCTGGCCATGGATACGGACATCCTACTCATGGACGAGCCCTTCGGCGCGGTGGATGCCAAGAACCGCGTGCTCTTGCAGGAGTTGCTGCTGCGGCTGTGGGGCGACGAGGCCAGACGAAAGACCGTCGTGTTCATCACGCACGACATCGACGAGGCCATCTTCCTCTCCGACAGGATCGTTATGCTGACGGAGAGCCCGGGGCGCGTGTACAAGGACGTGCACGTACCGTTCCCGCGTCCGCGCGACCGGACAGGCCTGCTGAATTCCGAGATCTATGCCGTCTTCCGGCGGGACATCACCGCCGAGTTCTTCGGTCGGAAAAGCGGCGAGACAGAGGAGGACTGGGTGATCATATGACGTTGAAAATGCGCTTTTGTAAAACGGCGCATCTCCTGTTCATCTTATTTTTAGCAATTCAGTTTCTCCCGGATCAGATCTCAAAGCCGGACGCGCCCACCTATGCCGTCGGATTTGCCGCCGCGGTGGAGGTGTTGCTGCTCATCGCCTCCGCCACGGCCCAAAAGCGCACGGGACTGGACCTGCCGGCCGATATCGCGGCGTTTTTGTATGTGCTGCTCATCGCGTGGACACTTGCGACGGCTAAATTCAACCTGTTGAAAGAGATGCTCTTCCCGCCGCCGGGGGTCGTGTTTCAGCAGTGTGTGGAGGACATCCCGCAGCTTCTGGGCCACATCGGCTCCTCGCTGGCGCTCATCGCGCAGGGGTATCTGCTGGCGCTGGCGGCGGCCGTGCCGCTGGGCCTTGCGCTGGGTTATGGTGTACGGGTGGGCAGCGCCGCCACCTACATCGCGAAATTTTTGGGCGCGATTCCCCCCGTCGTTTATATTCCATACGGCATCGCGCTGCTGCCGAGCTTCAGGGCCGTCTCCGTGCTCGTGATCTTTCTGGCCTCTTTCTGGCCGATCCTTGCGGGCACCATGAGCGGCGTTTTGTATGTGGAGCAGCGGATCCTGGACTCGGCGCGTGCGCTGAATGTGGGGCGGGGTACGATGCTCTTTCGCATCATCTTGAGCGCCGCGCTGCCGCAGATCTTTATCGGCTGCGGGCAGGGACTCACCGTGTCGTTCATCCTGCTCACCTCGGCGGAGATGATCGGCGCGCGGAGCGGCATGGGGTTTTATGTAAAGAATTATTCGGACCTCGGCAATTACACGCGTACGATAGTGGGCGTACTGGTCATCGGCGTTGTGATCAGCGTCGTGTTCTTTCTGTTCAACAAACTGCAAAAGTTTTTGCTGCGGTGGAAGTGAAAGTTTCACCGGCACCGAAAGAGGGTTCGGTCGAACATCATGCCCACCGCCAGCGGCGTTTTTACCACTTGACAGACGAGAGCATTGCGCATATCATACAAAACACAGTGAGGGGGACTTCGGAGACATGAAGAAATATTGGAACGAGACAATCGAGACGCTGCCGCGTGAAGAACTCAAGGTGCTGCAACTGAAATCGCTGCAGGAGGAACTGCGGTTTGCCTATGAAAACGCACCGTACTACAAGCGGTCGTTTGACGAGGCGGGCGTCTCGCCGGAGGAACTGAAGACACTGCAGGACATCCAAAAATTTCCATTTATAGACAAAAAGACGCAGCGCGATACGCAAGGTGTCGGGAGTTTTTTGGGGGAGCTTTGCGCTGTGTCGGAGGAGCGGGTGATCTTTGTTTCCACCTCCTCCGGGTCCACGGGCGTACCCACGATGAGCCCGTTCACACAGCAGGATTTTGACGAATGGCAGGATGTGGAGAGCCGTTGGTTCTGGCAGGCGGGCATGCGTCCCCATGACCGCTATGTCCACGCGCTCAACTTCTCGCTCTATGTGGGCGGGCCGGACGTCATCGGTGCGCAAAATCTCGGTGCGCTGTGCATCTGGGGTGGCACACTGCCCTCCGAGAGGCTGATTTTCATCTTGAAGGCGTACCAGCCGACCTGCATATGGACAAGCCCGTCCTACGCCTGGTACCTCGGCGAGACCTGTAAAAAGAGCGGCATAGACCCGAAGAAGGACCTCTCGATACGCAAGATCTTCGTCGCCGGTGAGATGGGTGGCTCCATCAAGGCCACGCGCGACGCCATCGAGTCGCTGTGGGGTGCGGAGGTGTTCGACTTCTACGGTCTCTCGGACATCTTTGGTGCCTGCGCCGCGCAGTGCGAGGTGCACGACGGGCTGCACATCGCCGAGGACCACATCTTGGTCGAGACCGTCGACTTAAACACGGGCGAGGTGATCGCACCCGGGCAGCGCGGAGAGCTTGTCTACACAACGCTACGCAAAAAGGCCCGCCCGCTCATCCGGTTCCGCACGGGCGACATCGGGTTTGTGACGACCGAGCCGTGTGCCTGCGGCCGCACCCACGCGCGCATCCACGTGGACGGCCGCAAGGACGACATGTTCATCGTCTCCGCCGTCAACGTCTACCCCAGCGACATCGAATACGTCATCCGCGGCCTCACGGAGGTCACGGGCGAATACACGGTGCGGATCACGGAGAAAAATTTCACCTGTCAGTACGAGGTGACGGTGGAGAACGCCGACGCGGCGCAAGGCACGGATGACCAGGTGGCGGCGCGGGTGTCGGAGGCGCTGAAGGCCCGCATCGGCGTCAAGCCCGTAAGCGTCGTCGTCCTGCCGGACGGTACGCTTGAGCGTTCCACGCACAAGGCAAAGCGCATCATTGACGAACGAAAGCTGGATTATAATATATGAGGTGACGCCCATGAGGCCGCTGTCCGCCCGTACCGCCGGATTCACCGACTCCGTCATACGCCGCATGACGCGCATCGCACAGAGGCACGGCGCCATCAACCTCTCGCAGGGATTTCCCGATTTCGATCCGCCGCGCGCGCTGCTGGACGCGCTGACGCGCGCGGACATGCTGCCGCACCAGTATTCCGTCACCTGGGGTGCGCAGAACTTCCGCGAGGCGCTGGCGGCAAAGCAGTCGCGCTGCATGGGTTTTTCGATCGACCCGGACGCCGAGGTCGTTGTCACCTGTGGTTCCACCGAAGCCATGATGGCGGCGATGATGACGGTGGCAAACCCCGGCGACAAGGTGATCGTTTTCTCTCCATTCTACGAAAACTATGGCGCGGACGCCATTCTCTCCGGCGCCGAGCCCATCTATGTCCCGTTGCGGCCGCCGCATTACGATTTTGACCCGGCCGTGCTGGAAGACGCCTTCCGCCAGAGGCCGGCCGCGCTCATCCTCTGCAACCCCTCCAATCCTTCCGGCAAGGTGTTCGCCCGCAGGGAGCTTGAGATCATCGCCGCGCTCGCGCAGCAGTACGACGCCTATGTGATCACGGACGAGGTGTACGAACACATCGTCTATGCGCCGCACCGTCATGTGTACATGGCGTCCTTGCCCGGCATGCGTACGCGCACGCTGTCCTGTTCGTCGCTTTCGAAGACGTATTCTATTACCGGCTGGCGGCTCGGGTACATCATCGCGCCGCCGGAGCTCATCGACACGGCGAAGAAGGTACACGATTTCCTGACGGTCGGCGCCGCCGCGCCGCTGCAGGAGGCGGCCGTCACGGGTCTGCGGTTCGAGGAGGCGTACTATGAGTCGCTGCTCGCCGTCTACACACAAAAGCGGGAGTTGTTTTTACGGGGGCTCGACGACATCGGGATCGTGCACAACGAACCGCAGGGGGCGTATTACGTGATGATTGACATCTCGGAATTCGGTTGCACGGACGACCTGCAGTTCTGCGAGCTCCTGGCCGAGCGCGTGGGTGTCGCCGCCGTTCCCGGGTCCAGCTTCTTCCGGGAACCGGAGAATCGCTACATCCGATTCCACTTTGCCAAACGCGAGGAGACGCTGCGCGCCGCCCTCGAACGTCTGGCGGACATGCGGACGCGGATGTGATTTTGTTTTCGAGTGTACAAAAGCACCGTTTTCATGAGAGAAAACGGTGCTTTTTGGCATCATTTGCGCAAAAGAAGTGTGAAAGAGAAGGATAATGTGCCGAAAAATGAAAACATGAACAAAAATAGGACGTTTTCGAATTGGCGTATGAACGCGACAAGCACAGCGATTTTGCCACAAAATGTAGAACATTTTCTATTTTCTACATCAAAGTGTTTGCTATTCTCCATTTACTTTTACATGGGATACTTTACAATAAAAGGTGAGGAAGAGGGGATGTCTGTGTTTGTATATGGGCGGCCAAAGGCCTGCTCGTCCACATCTCCTCGCGTAGCCTAAGTTCTTTGGCTTGGTGCAGCAAGCCCAGCTTTACCTACGCCTTGGCATCGTCTCCGCTCATAGCCGGCCTGCCCGGTCGCGCCGGATTACGAGCGTCCCGTCCAGCTCATTCACGACAGTATCCCCATTTTGGAAAGGAAGTGCGCCCGCATGCGAAAAACCTACGTCAAACGGTTTGCATCCCTTCTCTTGATGATGGCTCTGCTCCTACAGAGCAGCGCATTCACCGCAACCGCCGAGCTCTCCGAGACCGGCCCGTTTGCCGTCACCGCCCCGAAGACGGAAAATACCGCCACCCCTCTGGGCATCGATGCGTTCAGCCCCCGCTTCTCCTGGCAGATGGAAACCGACGCCTACAATATGAAACAGACAGCCTATCAGATCGTCGTCGCCACGGACCCGGCGCTGGCCGGCGGCGTGGTTTGGGACTCGGACAAGGTGGCAAGCGACGAATCGGTCAACG contains:
- a CDS encoding sodium-dependent transporter, translating into METRASFSSRIGFVLAAAGSAVGLGNIWRFPYLAARYGGGIFLLVYVALVVTFGFTLMVTEIALGRKVGHSVIGAYRLLNKKWSFLGVLSSFVPVIVLSYYCVLGGWVTKYFVAFTTGAGGAAASDGYFSAFIGGTGQPLFWGAFYAFATAVIVMLGVQKGIERAGKLLTPLLVVLLLVVTVYALTLPGASEGVLYYVTPDWSRFSVQTVLAAMGQMFYSMSLAMGIMVTYGSYMRKDTDIERSAKQIEWFDTGIALLAGLMIVPAVFAFSGGDESAINAGAPLMFETMPKVFASMGGAGGVIGAMFFLLVLFAALTSSISLMETVVSVLQDRFRFGRIKACLLTLGVILLLGIPCSLGFGLWRGFTIGDMSILDFFDFISNSVIMPIVALLTCVFVGVVLKPDAIVQEVRLSGRFKRERLYRVFIRYIAPILLATILISTVLDSLNVWRI
- a CDS encoding aminotransferase class I/II-fold pyridoxal phosphate-dependent enzyme, with translation MRPLSARTAGFTDSVIRRMTRIAQRHGAINLSQGFPDFDPPRALLDALTRADMLPHQYSVTWGAQNFREALAAKQSRCMGFSIDPDAEVVVTCGSTEAMMAAMMTVANPGDKVIVFSPFYENYGADAILSGAEPIYVPLRPPHYDFDPAVLEDAFRQRPAALILCNPSNPSGKVFARRELEIIAALAQQYDAYVITDEVYEHIVYAPHRHVYMASLPGMRTRTLSCSSLSKTYSITGWRLGYIIAPPELIDTAKKVHDFLTVGAAAPLQEAAVTGLRFEEAYYESLLAVYTQKRELFLRGLDDIGIVHNEPQGAYYVMIDISEFGCTDDLQFCELLAERVGVAAVPGSSFFREPENRYIRFHFAKREETLRAALERLADMRTRM
- a CDS encoding ABC transporter ATP-binding protein — encoded protein: MKIDVQNLTVTYEEKNETFAAIEDVTFGVGEGEFVSVIGSSGCGKSTLLSVLEGLCCPSGGRVLIDGEPVTGPGIDRGVVFQQYSLFPWMTARRNVAFGVKQAKKGLDRAGVLRIADEYLRKVGLGDAGHRYPSRLSGGMQQRVAIARALAMDTDILLMDEPFGAVDAKNRVLLQELLLRLWGDEARRKTVVFITHDIDEAIFLSDRIVMLTESPGRVYKDVHVPFPRPRDRTGLLNSEIYAVFRRDITAEFFGRKSGETEEDWVII
- a CDS encoding ABC transporter permease subunit; this encodes MTLKMRFCKTAHLLFILFLAIQFLPDQISKPDAPTYAVGFAAAVEVLLLIASATAQKRTGLDLPADIAAFLYVLLIAWTLATAKFNLLKEMLFPPPGVVFQQCVEDIPQLLGHIGSSLALIAQGYLLALAAAVPLGLALGYGVRVGSAATYIAKFLGAIPPVVYIPYGIALLPSFRAVSVLVIFLASFWPILAGTMSGVLYVEQRILDSARALNVGRGTMLFRIILSAALPQIFIGCGQGLTVSFILLTSAEMIGARSGMGFYVKNYSDLGNYTRTIVGVLVIGVVISVVFFLFNKLQKFLLRWK
- a CDS encoding ABC transporter substrate-binding protein — translated: MRRTHRVLYALLPVLLLLTACAAGNSVQTPPANTPPTAGTPAQTETDTTASLTPPALEQTSFKLGHLNSTAHLLGFVAAEEGFFAEEGLDAELLLFASAGEMVAGLEGGNLDAAFIGSVPTITFQSQDHPVSVFGGAMTNGHGYVIKSEFTEGLSDWDITILRGRNVATVKNSVQELELYMLLDQAGLDRETDLNVVVFDSQKDAFNALAGAEIDAASVYSPYASLAKNQGYEVVYYCNEEPLFENQPCCRQVALTQALTDRPNTYTAFERALIKAYKFSQADREKTIQDVKKYIDIELDALEYEIYGGHSVSHPDPDKAATVALKRKVVDFGYTADYDIETLYNTEIFAGALASLLAENPDDAVYQDLLAHFEANDA
- a CDS encoding AMP-binding protein; translation: MKKYWNETIETLPREELKVLQLKSLQEELRFAYENAPYYKRSFDEAGVSPEELKTLQDIQKFPFIDKKTQRDTQGVGSFLGELCAVSEERVIFVSTSSGSTGVPTMSPFTQQDFDEWQDVESRWFWQAGMRPHDRYVHALNFSLYVGGPDVIGAQNLGALCIWGGTLPSERLIFILKAYQPTCIWTSPSYAWYLGETCKKSGIDPKKDLSIRKIFVAGEMGGSIKATRDAIESLWGAEVFDFYGLSDIFGACAAQCEVHDGLHIAEDHILVETVDLNTGEVIAPGQRGELVYTTLRKKARPLIRFRTGDIGFVTTEPCACGRTHARIHVDGRKDDMFIVSAVNVYPSDIEYVIRGLTEVTGEYTVRITEKNFTCQYEVTVENADAAQGTDDQVAARVSEALKARIGVKPVSVVVLPDGTLERSTHKAKRIIDERKLDYNI